The region TTGGCGGCGGTCGCCTCGGTACTCAACATGTTGCTGTCCGCCTACATGTGGATCATCATCATCCGTGCGCTCGTTTCTTGGGTGAATCCCGACCCCTACAATCCCATCGTTCAGTTCCTGCGTTCGGCGACGGACCCTCTCCTGTATCGAGTCCGGCGCTGGATTCCACTCAACTTCGGCGGCATCGACTTCTCTCCCTTGATCGTCATCGCCGGCATCGTGTTCCTGCAAAGCTTTGTGGTGCAAAGCCTGCTCGACCTTTCCAGGACACTCCGTTGAGCACCACCACTCAGCCGCCTTGGCAACAAGTACCGTCAGGGGTCATCCTGCATGTCCATCTGCAACCCAGAGCCACGCGGAATCGCCTCGTTGGTCTCCATGGCGGTGCACTCAAGATCGCATTGACCGCCCCCCCGGTCGAGAATGCGGCGAACACGGCCCTGCTCTCTTTTCTAGCAACGTTTCTGCACCTCCCTCGCGCTTCGTTCGCCCTGATTTCCGGGGCGAAGAGCCGAGAAAAACGCATTCGGATCACCTGCCCAGAGCCGCAGACCCTCGTCCGGCGCTTACAAGAAGTCTGTCCAGCGGTTGACAAAAAAATTCGGATGGTTAGCGTCAACTCCAATCTCTCCTGACACTTTTCCGAGAGGAAGGAAACCCATGCCAATCTACGAATATAGCTGCAAAAAGTGCGGCAATTTTGAAACGATGCAACGCATTACCGAAAATCCTCTCAAAAAGTGCCCAACCTGTGGGACCAAAGTGACCAAGCTGATCTCGCATTCGGCCTTTCACCTCAAAGGCAGCGGCTGGTATATGACCGATTACGGCAAGAACGGGGCGGCCAGCTCTGGCAGCGAGAAAACCGACGAAACAAAACCTGCAGGCACCGAGGCAAAAGAAAGCAAATCAGCAAGCGACAGTAACACTTCGACGCCATCCGCGACGAAAGAGACTTCTGCGGCGGCCTAGCGCCCCATCGCGCTTTGAGGAGGCCCCACGGCCTCGATCCTTTCTCAAAGCGCCTCCCCTCTTACACCTTGCTCACCGTCATGCTAAGGAAAGAGCCCTTGGTCGCATAGCTCAGCCGGCTAGAGCGCTTGCCTCACATGCAAGAGGTCCGGTGTTCAAGTCACCGTGCGACCATTCGGAAGCCCGCGCCACGCGGGCTTTTTCATTTCCCTGCGGACAAACAGGCTTCTCCGTCAGCCACAGGGACAAAGCACCCCTCTCCCATCTGTACGGAATTTCTCTCCAGAAGCCCAGCTTTTAAGAGGAACCCCGAAGATGAAACTCTTTTGCCCCAACTAAAAAAGTATGTTAAAGGTGAAACGTGCCTTTCGTCGAGGAGAGACTGGGACGAAAGCAACGCTGCGGGTTGCACCGGAGGAGGCCACATTATGGCAGAGAAAAGTTTTGGCCGCGTCATCGAAGACCGCCGTCATACGCTCGACATGACGCAAGAAATGGTCGCAAAAAAAGTAGGCGTGAAAGCGAACTACATTGGCTATCTCGAGCGCGGCATGCGGCACCCGAGCCAAAAAGTCGTCGAACGCCTCTCGGGAGCGCTCAAACTCGATGCTCAAGCATTATATTTGCTGGCGAATCCCCGCGTGCGGGCCTTGTTAAACAAGAGCAAACCCGCAACCTTGGCCGCCTCTTCGGCATGGCAGCGATTCTTGCAAGACGCGACGCTTCAACAGCAGCAGGGACTGGCGAGTAAGGAGCAAGAAGCCTTAGTTCAACTCGGCCAAGCCGATAAGGCAAGCTCGATTTCAGGGGTCATGAAAGTGATAAAAGCGCTCAGAAAAGGATTCGGTTCGTAAACGCGAGTCTTTCTTTTCACCCACGATCGAGAGAGAAACTGAACATTTCCAGGGAAGCAGGGGTCGAGCCTGGAGGCGTCTCGCCAGCTTGAGAAGATGCGCTCTGCTGAGCTGGCTCAACCTGGGCGGGCAGCGCTGGTTTTGTCGTGCGAGCGCCACACCCCACCATCCAGCTAGAGAGTCCAGCCGCAACTATCATTACCGAATATAAGCGAAAGGTTTTCTTCACGCGCCCCACCATACCCGCCGTGAGGTCAGGACTCAACAGCCTGCGCGATCCCCCTCTCGCGTCTTGGCCTTGTCTTTCCGATGTGTCATGCTAGCGTGCCACCTATGAAGTGG is a window of Deltaproteobacteria bacterium DNA encoding:
- a CDS encoding YggT family protein, yielding MFFIGNFLAAVASVLNMLLSAYMWIIIIRALVSWVNPDPYNPIVQFLRSATDPLLYRVRRWIPLNFGGIDFSPLIVIAGIVFLQSFVVQSLLDLSRTLR
- a CDS encoding helix-turn-helix transcriptional regulator — its product is MAEKSFGRVIEDRRHTLDMTQEMVAKKVGVKANYIGYLERGMRHPSQKVVERLSGALKLDAQALYLLANPRVRALLNKSKPATLAASSAWQRFLQDATLQQQQGLASKEQEALVQLGQADKASSISGVMKVIKALRKGFGS
- a CDS encoding zinc ribbon domain-containing protein, giving the protein MPIYEYSCKKCGNFETMQRITENPLKKCPTCGTKVTKLISHSAFHLKGSGWYMTDYGKNGAASSGSEKTDETKPAGTEAKESKSASDSNTSTPSATKETSAAA
- a CDS encoding DUF167 domain-containing protein is translated as MSTTTQPPWQQVPSGVILHVHLQPRATRNRLVGLHGGALKIALTAPPVENAANTALLSFLATFLHLPRASFALISGAKSREKRIRITCPEPQTLVRRLQEVCPAVDKKIRMVSVNSNLS